Proteins encoded together in one Flavobacteriales bacterium window:
- the polA gene encoding DNA polymerase I, translating to MSDPTLSGAAAADADKRLFLLDAYALIYRAYFSFIRAPRVNSKGFNTSAAFGFTTTLLDLIKREQPTHIAVVFDTAAPTERHETLLDYKANREETPEEIRSNVPYIRRIIEALRIPVLESDGYEADDVIGTLAKKAEAEGYLTYMVTPDKDFGQLVSERIIMYKPGRGGEPPEKLGPKEICERWGGLSSPEQVKDILGLMGDAVDNIPGIPGIGEKTAMKLIQQYGSLEGVLENTDKLKGKQQENVIQFAEQGRLSKRLATIIIDAPVELDHDALHLDPPDKDKVLEVFSELEFKTLANRVLGGEANGTAEEPKAGKRAKAVVANTGQVDLFGSSVDEEVHVALTELANIGTVPHRYFLARTNEDLYMLAAQLRKQPRFCFDTETTSTDERTAELVGFSFSWKDHEGHYLPVPEDRAKAQRIVDIFKPVLENEAIGKVAQNAKYDMRVLARYGVEVKGPLFDTMVAHFLLKPDLQKHGMDFLSETYLGYRPVSITTLIGEKGRGKVQKSMREVEVELVKDYAAEDADVTWQLSGKLEPLLAEDEVTGLFNEVEMPLVHVLADMETEGIRIDIPALKQFSEELGTELIRLQDAIHQACGVPFNIDSPKQLGDVLFETLKLGGDKVKKTAKTGQYQTSEDILQELSNAHPAIPLILDYRSLRKLKGTYVDTLPEAADPVTHRVHTSYLQTVAATGRLASNDPNLQNIPIRTEKGREIRKAFVPRSEEYQLLSADYSQIELRIIAHMSGDANMQEAFRRGLDIHAATAAKVFNVDIAEVTREQRSRAKAVNFGIAYGQGAFGLAQNLGIPRGEAKQIIDDYFAQFPGVRNYMDEMIGFCRTHGYIKTLMGRRRYLPDITSANNTVRAQAERIAINAPMQGSAADIIKVAMVNIHRDIREQGLSSRLLLQVHDELVFDAHGDELDGLKAMVRTRMEGAMALDVPLVVDMGVGKNWLEAH from the coding sequence AGGAGACCCCCGAGGAGATCCGCAGCAACGTGCCCTACATCCGCCGCATCATCGAGGCGCTGCGCATCCCCGTGCTGGAGAGCGACGGCTACGAGGCCGACGATGTGATCGGGACCCTGGCCAAGAAGGCCGAGGCCGAGGGCTACCTCACCTACATGGTGACCCCCGACAAGGACTTCGGGCAGCTGGTGAGCGAGCGCATCATCATGTACAAGCCGGGCCGCGGCGGCGAACCGCCTGAGAAGCTCGGTCCCAAGGAGATCTGCGAACGCTGGGGCGGTCTCAGCAGCCCCGAGCAGGTCAAGGACATCCTCGGGCTCATGGGCGATGCGGTGGACAACATCCCTGGCATCCCCGGTATCGGCGAGAAGACCGCCATGAAGCTCATCCAACAGTACGGGAGCCTGGAAGGAGTGCTCGAGAACACCGACAAGCTGAAGGGCAAGCAGCAGGAGAACGTGATCCAGTTCGCCGAACAGGGCCGCCTGAGCAAGCGGCTCGCCACCATCATCATCGATGCGCCGGTGGAGCTGGACCACGACGCCCTTCACCTGGACCCGCCCGACAAGGACAAGGTGCTGGAGGTGTTCAGCGAGCTCGAGTTCAAGACCCTGGCGAACCGGGTGCTGGGGGGCGAGGCGAACGGCACCGCCGAGGAACCCAAGGCCGGCAAGCGCGCCAAGGCGGTGGTGGCCAACACCGGCCAGGTGGACCTTTTCGGAAGCAGCGTGGACGAGGAAGTCCACGTGGCCCTCACCGAGCTGGCCAACATCGGAACCGTGCCGCACCGCTACTTCCTGGCCCGCACCAACGAGGACCTGTACATGCTGGCGGCTCAGCTGAGGAAGCAGCCGCGCTTCTGCTTCGATACGGAGACCACCAGCACCGACGAGCGCACGGCTGAGCTGGTGGGCTTCTCCTTCAGCTGGAAGGACCATGAAGGGCATTACTTGCCCGTGCCCGAGGACCGCGCCAAGGCCCAGCGCATCGTGGACATCTTCAAGCCCGTACTGGAGAACGAGGCCATCGGCAAGGTGGCGCAGAACGCCAAGTACGACATGCGCGTGCTGGCCCGCTATGGCGTGGAGGTGAAGGGGCCCCTGTTCGACACCATGGTGGCCCACTTCCTGCTGAAGCCCGACCTGCAGAAGCATGGGATGGACTTCCTCAGCGAGACCTACCTCGGCTACCGACCGGTGAGCATCACCACGCTCATCGGCGAGAAGGGCCGTGGCAAGGTGCAGAAGAGCATGCGCGAGGTAGAGGTGGAGCTGGTGAAGGACTATGCCGCCGAGGACGCTGACGTCACCTGGCAGCTGTCCGGCAAGCTGGAGCCCCTGCTGGCGGAGGACGAAGTGACCGGGCTCTTCAACGAGGTGGAGATGCCCCTGGTGCACGTGCTCGCCGACATGGAAACGGAGGGCATCCGCATCGACATCCCGGCGCTGAAGCAGTTCAGCGAGGAGCTGGGCACGGAGCTGATCCGCCTGCAGGACGCGATCCACCAGGCCTGCGGGGTGCCCTTCAACATCGACAGTCCGAAGCAGCTCGGCGACGTGCTCTTCGAGACCCTGAAGCTCGGCGGTGACAAGGTGAAGAAGACCGCCAAGACCGGTCAGTACCAGACCAGCGAGGACATCCTGCAGGAGCTGAGCAACGCGCACCCCGCGATCCCGCTGATCCTGGACTACCGCAGTCTGCGCAAGCTGAAGGGCACATATGTGGACACCCTGCCCGAGGCCGCGGACCCTGTGACCCACCGCGTGCACACCAGCTACCTGCAGACCGTGGCCGCCACCGGTCGTCTGGCCAGCAACGACCCCAACCTGCAGAACATCCCCATCCGCACCGAGAAGGGGCGTGAGATCCGCAAGGCCTTCGTGCCGCGCAGCGAGGAGTACCAGCTCCTCAGCGCCGACTACAGCCAGATCGAGCTGCGCATCATCGCCCACATGAGCGGCGATGCCAACATGCAGGAGGCCTTCCGCAGGGGGCTCGACATCCACGCGGCCACGGCGGCCAAGGTGTTCAACGTCGACATCGCGGAGGTGACGCGCGAGCAGCGCAGCCGCGCGAAGGCCGTGAACTTCGGCATCGCCTACGGGCAGGGCGCCTTCGGGTTGGCCCAGAACCTGGGCATCCCGCGCGGGGAGGCCAAGCAGATCATCGACGACTACTTCGCCCAGTTCCCCGGGGTGCGCAATTACATGGATGAGATGATCGGCTTCTGCCGGACCCACGGCTATATCAAGACCCTGATGGGCCGCCGGCGGTATCTGCCCGACATCACCAGCGCCAATAACACGGTGCGGGCCCAGGCCGAGCGCATCGCGATCAATGCGCCCATGCAGGGTTCGGCGGCCGATATCATCAAGGTGGCGATGGTGAACATCCACCGCGACATCCGCGAGCAGGGACTGAGTAGCAGGCTGTTGTTGCAGGTGCATGATGAACTGGTGTTCGATGCGCACGGGGACGAGCTGGATGGACTGAAGGCCATGGTGCGGACACGGATGGAAGGGGCGATGGCCCTGGATGTGCCGCTGGTTGTCGACATGGGCGTGGGGAAAAACTGGTTGGAGGCGCACTGA
- a CDS encoding cystathionine gamma-synthase, whose translation MSHRFGTKAVHAGVEPDPATGAIMTPIYQTSTYVQAAPGDHKGYEYSRTHNPTRTALQRALAELENGRHGLCFATGMASIDALIKLLKPGDHVVSTNDLYGGTYRLFTKIFEGFGIRFSFVDMADPAHVKQALTPTTRLIWVETPTNPLLKVIDIAAMAALAKAQGCWLAVDNTFASPALQNPLDRGADIVMHSATKYLGGHSDVVMGALVVNDDALAERLAFVQNSSGATPGPMDCFLVLRGLKTLHLRMERHCANGEAVAHFLKAHPKVERVYWPGLPEHTGHAAARAQMSGFGGMVSFTLKGDRMEDATRVLSRTSLFALAESLGGVESLIGHPASMTHASIPREERLRNGLADTLIRLSVGTEDAADLIDDLSAAIG comes from the coding sequence ATGAGCCATCGCTTCGGCACCAAGGCCGTGCACGCCGGCGTGGAACCCGACCCCGCCACGGGCGCCATCATGACGCCGATCTACCAGACCAGCACCTATGTGCAGGCCGCGCCCGGCGACCACAAGGGCTATGAGTACAGCCGTACCCACAACCCCACGCGCACCGCGCTGCAGCGGGCCCTGGCCGAACTGGAGAACGGGCGCCATGGCCTGTGCTTCGCCACCGGCATGGCCAGCATCGATGCGCTGATCAAGCTGCTGAAGCCGGGCGACCACGTGGTGAGCACCAACGACCTCTACGGCGGCACCTACCGCCTGTTCACCAAGATCTTCGAGGGCTTCGGCATCCGCTTCAGCTTCGTGGACATGGCCGATCCGGCCCACGTGAAGCAGGCCCTGACGCCCACCACCCGCCTGATCTGGGTGGAGACCCCCACCAACCCGCTGCTGAAGGTGATCGACATCGCGGCCATGGCCGCGCTGGCCAAAGCGCAGGGCTGCTGGCTGGCCGTGGACAACACCTTCGCCAGCCCGGCGCTGCAGAATCCGCTCGATCGGGGCGCCGACATCGTGATGCACTCGGCCACCAAGTACCTGGGCGGCCACAGCGATGTGGTGATGGGCGCGCTGGTGGTGAACGACGATGCCCTGGCCGAGCGCCTGGCCTTCGTGCAGAACAGCAGCGGCGCCACGCCGGGCCCCATGGACTGCTTCCTGGTGCTGCGCGGGCTGAAGACCCTGCACCTGCGCATGGAGCGGCACTGCGCCAACGGCGAGGCCGTGGCCCACTTCCTGAAGGCCCACCCCAAGGTGGAGCGCGTCTACTGGCCGGGCCTTCCGGAGCACACCGGCCACGCGGCGGCGCGCGCCCAGATGAGCGGCTTCGGTGGCATGGTGAGCTTCACCCTGAAGGGCGACCGCATGGAGGACGCCACGCGGGTGCTGTCGCGCACCTCCCTCTTCGCCCTGGCCGAATCCCTGGGCGGCGTGGAGAGCCTCATCGGGCACCCGGCCAGCATGACGCACGCCAGCATCCCCCGCGAGGAGCGCCTCCGCAATGGTCTGGCCGACACCCTGATCCGGCTCAGCGTGGGCACCGAGGATGCCGCCGACCTGATCGACGACCTCAGCGCGGCGATCGGTTGA
- a CDS encoding T9SS type A sorting domain-containing protein → MKPRSFFLCGVLFLAATTQAQLLDATGDTLGPVAYRTEMGQTIDTDGDSVGDLLYYSEGHPVTVWIHETPAMTFSFRDQDTLYSVRMDFVGEGVDPGAVLSVIKETTDLSNYYLAHTGVGVEGVPAAGALWRQDLYPRISIQHYAGAYGPKMAFVMEPSAEPAQIQMLFSGQDSLAIDWQGAVRAYVGERFLRLEEAFAYQVINGSIVPVSWSPNYDLVNGGAQVFFEFGTYDDNHPLIFQIGPPPPLGGGGATSDWRTLLGSATGNGGGDSWGNAAVAAPDGDLLIAGNTIDQVFPANTGTVIHQGVWDIYYGRFDHAPGDPSDDAKRIYTTYFGGTGSDKPIVAHYASDDRLYIGGWTNSEDINLEPLLDPQDGSYWQGALKGDTDGLLLVVDPAQGNLLRSTYFGGEGDEMFTAVAEDVFGDLYFGGATSTATGTASGTCTAVATGLPLCDPGGTAYHQTSNAGGTDLFLLKLDPNFSMLNSTFYGGAADDLLFDMAYYQDPVGFNDRIVAVGRTEGSLPQGDPGDFWLPGLSGPTAFIATFTPDGTVKWMTNMHGTDRLEAAAMQPQTSRLVVSGTTLDASFTPVPTTTSCTAVSGALTICDPGNGAYHDDAVDGVDEYFAEFDVLTGEMLWSTVHGGSVFEHAGESAVEVYDAWQYHPFLIRRFSDLVIDADGSIFAMGIATQSLDHADGLLQTHPALTAFGLYNQPWYSDMGTGQTEILLKCFDIDRGRLWSSTFGSRFTHVDHLSDKAWRPGACDWGHSLVLVPGEALYCAGSSGGIQFDDACPYPGTSWCEPPVPYAAAADLSHGFAARLNLQEISIGVPDDLFLEALGLSCSPNPTGDHVRLSLGKRALAHEQVVLVDARGRLVLRARTDADGTLWLPSLGTGLYSVLWLGPDGSTPSSVRFIKH, encoded by the coding sequence ATGAAGCCTCGATCCTTCTTCCTGTGCGGCGTTCTGTTCCTCGCTGCAACCACCCAAGCCCAGCTTCTGGATGCCACCGGCGATACCTTGGGGCCTGTCGCGTACCGCACGGAGATGGGCCAGACCATCGACACTGATGGCGATTCCGTAGGCGACCTGCTGTACTATTCAGAGGGCCATCCCGTTACGGTATGGATCCATGAGACACCCGCCATGACCTTTTCCTTCCGGGACCAGGACACCCTGTACAGCGTGCGCATGGACTTCGTAGGCGAAGGGGTGGACCCCGGCGCGGTGCTGAGCGTGATCAAGGAGACCACCGACCTGAGCAACTACTACCTGGCCCATACGGGCGTGGGGGTGGAGGGTGTGCCTGCCGCCGGGGCCCTCTGGCGCCAGGACCTGTATCCGCGCATCAGCATCCAGCATTATGCAGGTGCCTACGGCCCCAAGATGGCCTTCGTGATGGAGCCGAGTGCCGAACCGGCCCAGATCCAGATGCTCTTCAGCGGGCAGGACAGCCTGGCGATCGATTGGCAGGGAGCCGTTCGCGCGTATGTCGGAGAACGATTTCTCCGGCTGGAGGAGGCCTTCGCCTACCAGGTGATCAACGGCAGCATTGTGCCAGTAAGCTGGTCACCGAACTACGACCTGGTGAACGGCGGCGCGCAGGTCTTCTTCGAGTTCGGCACCTACGATGACAACCACCCGTTGATCTTCCAGATCGGCCCGCCACCCCCACTCGGCGGTGGTGGCGCCACCTCGGACTGGCGCACCCTGTTGGGCAGTGCCACCGGCAACGGTGGCGGTGACTCCTGGGGCAACGCCGCCGTGGCCGCGCCCGATGGTGACCTGCTCATCGCCGGCAACACCATCGACCAGGTCTTCCCCGCCAACACCGGTACGGTCATCCATCAGGGCGTATGGGACATCTACTACGGCCGCTTCGATCACGCCCCCGGCGACCCATCTGACGATGCGAAACGGATCTACACCACCTACTTCGGTGGCACGGGCTCGGACAAGCCCATCGTGGCGCACTACGCCAGCGACGATCGGCTCTACATCGGCGGCTGGACCAACAGCGAGGACATCAACCTGGAGCCGCTCCTGGACCCGCAGGATGGAAGCTACTGGCAGGGAGCTTTGAAAGGTGATACGGACGGGTTGCTCCTTGTAGTGGATCCAGCCCAAGGGAACCTTCTGCGCAGCACCTATTTCGGCGGTGAGGGTGATGAGATGTTCACGGCCGTCGCCGAGGATGTGTTCGGCGACCTGTACTTCGGCGGGGCCACCAGCACGGCCACGGGCACGGCCAGCGGCACCTGCACGGCCGTGGCCACGGGCCTGCCCTTGTGCGATCCGGGAGGCACAGCCTACCACCAGACGAGCAACGCCGGGGGTACCGACCTCTTCCTCCTGAAGCTGGACCCGAACTTCAGCATGCTCAACTCCACCTTCTATGGTGGAGCGGCGGACGACTTGCTCTTTGACATGGCCTACTATCAGGACCCCGTGGGATTCAACGACCGGATCGTCGCCGTGGGCCGCACGGAGGGGTCCTTGCCCCAAGGGGATCCGGGGGACTTCTGGCTACCTGGACTAAGCGGCCCCACCGCGTTCATTGCCACGTTCACCCCCGACGGCACGGTGAAGTGGATGACGAACATGCACGGCACCGACCGCTTGGAGGCGGCCGCGATGCAGCCACAGACCTCACGGCTGGTGGTATCGGGCACAACCCTAGATGCCAGCTTTACGCCGGTCCCAACGACCACGAGCTGCACAGCGGTTTCGGGCGCCCTGACGATCTGCGACCCCGGCAATGGCGCATACCACGATGACGCTGTTGATGGTGTGGATGAGTATTTCGCGGAGTTCGATGTGCTGACCGGCGAGATGCTGTGGTCCACCGTGCATGGTGGCTCGGTATTCGAACATGCTGGTGAGAGCGCCGTGGAGGTCTACGATGCCTGGCAATACCATCCCTTCCTGATCCGGCGCTTCAGTGATCTGGTGATCGATGCTGACGGGAGCATCTTTGCCATGGGCATCGCCACGCAGTCCTTGGACCACGCGGATGGCCTGTTGCAAACCCACCCTGCATTGACCGCCTTCGGTCTATACAACCAGCCGTGGTATTCAGACATGGGCACTGGGCAGACCGAGATCCTGTTGAAGTGCTTCGACATCGATCGGGGGCGTCTATGGTCGAGCACTTTCGGCAGCCGATTCACCCATGTGGACCACCTTTCTGACAAAGCATGGCGGCCGGGCGCATGCGATTGGGGTCACAGCCTCGTGCTCGTTCCGGGGGAGGCGCTCTATTGTGCAGGAAGTTCCGGTGGCATCCAGTTCGATGATGCGTGCCCATATCCCGGAACCTCGTGGTGTGAACCCCCGGTACCCTATGCGGCCGCTGCGGATCTGTCCCATGGGTTCGCCGCCCGCTTGAACCTTCAAGAGATCAGCATCGGCGTGCCTGATGATCTTTTCTTGGAAGCGCTCGGCCTATCCTGTTCTCCGAATCCAACGGGAGATCACGTCCGCTTGAGCTTGGGGAAGCGGGCCTTGGCCCATGAACAGGTGGTCCTGGTCGATGCACGAGGCAGGTTGGTGCTGCGGGCTCGCACCGATGCGGACGGCACCCTATGGCTACCTTCGCTGGGGACAGGGCTGTACAGCGTGCTCTGGCTCGGACCGGACGGCAGCACGCCGAGTTCCGTACGGTTCATCAAGCACTGA
- a CDS encoding DMT family transporter, with the protein MSPRTRAHLALFAVNLIYGANYAVAKGLMPGVIGPSGFILVRVLGAVGLFWLLRLLRPERVAWSDAPRLLLCAVFGVALNQLCFFHGLMRTSPLHASLIMVAAPILVLVFAAVLIGERVNWGKAVGIALGATGATVLLVRGAEGGDVGATLTGDGFILVNAASFALYLVLVKPLMRTYTAVTVMAWSFALGTVMVLPFGWHELAGVRWAALDGGTWGAIAFVVVGVTFVAYLLNTWALRVVDPGVVGTYIYLQPLMAVAFAWLYALGGIAPSAITAAPPEIRPVHGLCAALIFLGVHLVNRADRRT; encoded by the coding sequence ATGTCCCCCCGCACCCGCGCCCACCTGGCCCTCTTCGCGGTGAACCTCATCTATGGGGCCAACTACGCGGTGGCCAAGGGGCTGATGCCCGGGGTCATCGGTCCGTCCGGCTTCATCCTGGTGCGGGTGCTGGGGGCGGTGGGCCTCTTCTGGCTGCTGCGCCTGCTGCGGCCCGAACGCGTGGCCTGGAGCGATGCGCCCCGTCTGTTGCTCTGCGCGGTCTTCGGCGTGGCGCTCAATCAGCTCTGCTTCTTCCACGGGCTGATGCGCACCAGTCCGCTGCATGCCAGCCTCATCATGGTGGCCGCGCCCATCCTGGTGCTGGTCTTCGCGGCGGTGCTCATCGGCGAGCGGGTCAACTGGGGCAAGGCCGTGGGCATCGCCCTGGGCGCCACCGGGGCCACGGTGCTGCTGGTGCGCGGCGCGGAGGGCGGCGATGTGGGCGCCACCCTCACCGGCGACGGCTTCATCCTGGTGAACGCCGCCTCCTTCGCGCTGTACCTGGTGCTGGTGAAGCCTCTGATGCGCACCTACACCGCCGTCACCGTGATGGCCTGGAGCTTCGCGTTGGGCACGGTGATGGTGCTGCCGTTCGGATGGCACGAGCTGGCGGGGGTGCGCTGGGCGGCGCTGGACGGCGGCACCTGGGGGGCCATCGCCTTCGTGGTGGTGGGCGTCACCTTCGTGGCCTACCTGCTGAACACCTGGGCCCTGCGCGTGGTGGACCCCGGGGTGGTGGGCACTTACATCTACCTGCAGCCGCTGATGGCCGTGGCCTTCGCCTGGCTGTATGCGCTGGGGGGCATCGCTCCCTCCGCGATCACCGCGGCCCCGCCGGAGATCCGCCCGGTGCACGGCCTGTGCGCCGCGCTCATCTTCCTGGGGGTTCACCTGGTGAACCGCGCGGACCGTCGCACGTGA
- a CDS encoding choice-of-anchor J domain-containing protein, whose protein sequence is MTHTNPFGPLLLAALIPFGPLQAQQDVPFHCSTHGLEHLAPLHQNDPQRLQRIADDEADLEAFTQQYAQLSEAERGGSTYVLPVVFHIIHNNGPENISDAQVHDAIRVLNDDFNKLNADWDNVRPEFLGIVADVGVTFRLAQLDPNGDCTSGINRIQDILTNDGTQDMKDLIQWPRNKYLNVWVCAYADGAAGYTLTPGSVNSPFAAAADGIVLLHNYTGSIGTSSVSRSRTLTHEVGHWINLRHCWGPTNEPGLASNCNEDDNVGDTPNTEGWTSCTLSGATCSSTLDNVENYMEYSYCSKMFTEGQKTRMLAALNSGTAQRNQLWQPSNLAATGTTGTDVLCAAAFTSDLREVCSGGTVQFTDMSYHGATTWEWSFPGGAPSTSTDQNPVVTYGSPGLYPVTLVAGNGNTQVSTQANNYVMVMPAAGLAVPYSEGFEATSTLPNTDWAVNDVGGNGAFQLVSTTGYQSTKSIRLNNYVSGEGEIDELVSNTLDMSNATDIVISYRYAYAQRNTQNNDVLKLYVSKDCGETWSLRDILYGTGALNTASLQTSPFTPTSEAQWDESVVDNISTTYHVSEFRFKFEFESDGGNNLFIDNINVNGAPVGMAELVTEGSEGLLVVPNPAGADADLVMDLREGGPLQVQVLDPVGRLVAQLPERALPAGLNRLALPVDGLAKGVYMAVIRQNGRTQLTRFTKD, encoded by the coding sequence ATGACCCATACGAACCCGTTCGGGCCCCTGCTTCTGGCGGCCCTGATCCCCTTCGGCCCGCTGCAGGCCCAGCAGGACGTCCCCTTCCACTGTAGCACGCACGGCTTGGAGCACCTGGCCCCGCTGCACCAGAACGACCCCCAGCGCCTGCAGCGCATCGCTGACGATGAGGCCGATCTGGAGGCCTTCACCCAGCAGTATGCCCAATTGAGCGAAGCCGAACGCGGCGGAAGCACTTACGTGCTGCCTGTCGTGTTCCACATCATCCACAACAACGGGCCGGAGAACATCAGCGACGCCCAGGTGCACGATGCGATCCGCGTGCTGAACGATGACTTCAACAAGCTGAACGCCGACTGGGACAACGTGCGGCCGGAGTTCCTGGGCATTGTGGCCGATGTGGGGGTCACCTTCCGTCTGGCCCAACTGGACCCGAACGGCGACTGTACCAGTGGCATCAACCGCATCCAGGACATCCTGACCAACGACGGCACCCAGGACATGAAGGACCTGATCCAGTGGCCGCGCAACAAGTACCTGAACGTGTGGGTCTGCGCCTATGCCGACGGTGCGGCCGGCTACACGCTGACGCCGGGCTCTGTGAACAGCCCCTTTGCCGCGGCGGCGGACGGCATCGTGCTGCTGCACAACTACACCGGGAGCATCGGCACCAGCAGCGTGAGCCGCTCGCGCACCCTCACCCACGAAGTGGGCCACTGGATCAACCTCCGGCATTGCTGGGGCCCGACCAATGAACCGGGCCTCGCCAGCAATTGCAATGAGGACGACAACGTGGGCGATACACCGAACACGGAAGGCTGGACCAGTTGCACCCTGTCCGGTGCCACCTGCAGCAGCACCTTGGACAACGTGGAGAACTACATGGAGTATTCCTACTGCTCCAAGATGTTCACCGAAGGCCAGAAAACGCGGATGCTGGCCGCCCTGAACTCGGGCACCGCCCAGCGCAACCAGCTCTGGCAACCGTCCAACCTGGCGGCCACGGGCACCACCGGCACCGATGTCCTGTGCGCCGCGGCCTTCACCAGCGACCTTCGGGAGGTCTGCTCCGGCGGCACCGTTCAGTTCACCGATATGAGCTACCATGGCGCCACCACCTGGGAATGGTCGTTCCCGGGCGGTGCGCCGTCCACGAGCACCGACCAGAACCCGGTGGTCACCTACGGCAGCCCCGGCCTCTACCCCGTGACCCTGGTGGCCGGCAACGGCAACACCCAGGTGAGCACCCAGGCGAACAACTATGTGATGGTGATGCCGGCCGCCGGTCTTGCAGTGCCCTACAGCGAGGGCTTCGAGGCGACCTCCACGCTGCCCAACACCGATTGGGCCGTGAACGATGTCGGAGGGAACGGAGCCTTCCAGCTCGTTAGCACCACCGGCTACCAAAGCACCAAGTCCATTCGTCTCAACAACTATGTGAGCGGCGAAGGCGAGATCGACGAGCTGGTGAGCAACACGCTGGACATGAGCAACGCCACCGACATCGTGATCAGCTACCGCTACGCCTATGCGCAACGCAATACGCAGAACAACGATGTGCTGAAGCTGTACGTGAGCAAGGATTGCGGTGAGACCTGGAGCCTGCGTGACATCCTTTACGGCACAGGGGCGCTCAACACGGCCTCCCTGCAGACCAGCCCCTTCACGCCCACCAGCGAGGCGCAGTGGGATGAGTCCGTGGTGGACAACATCAGCACCACCTACCACGTGAGCGAATTCCGCTTCAAGTTCGAGTTCGAGAGCGATGGCGGTAACAACCTGTTCATCGACAACATCAACGTGAACGGTGCTCCCGTGGGCATGGCCGAGCTGGTGACCGAGGGCAGCGAAGGCCTGCTGGTGGTGCCCAACCCGGCCGGTGCGGACGCCGATCTGGTGATGGACCTGCGTGAAGGCGGTCCGCTGCAGGTGCAGGTGCTTGACCCCGTAGGCCGCCTGGTGGCCCAGCTGCCGGAGCGCGCTCTGCCCGCTGGCCTCAACCGCCTCGCTCTGCCTGTGGACGGGCTTGCCAAAGGCGTCTACATGGCGGTCATCCGCCAGAACGGGCGCACGCAGCTCACCCGCTTCACCAAGGACTGA
- a CDS encoding T9SS type A sorting domain-containing protein yields the protein MFAPLGNGVRGSVLCMQVDPAGNDLYIGGGVLGPLAGPYSPGVVRWDGQELYTVGCGFEYDCVSPITSGSLGVPVMALEFWNGDLYAGGVFDESIGVVVNRIARWDAADSLWKPLQNGLSGPVYSLRSYPDGLYAAGWFEYANDTLEVNGLARWDGSTWHKVHDLPKLNPNDINGINDLAYYQGELYIGGEFSGTNDRRDIAKWDGTAWVDVDGGFLGVFSTVNKFAVHDGLLYIAGSFANYPPYGHPDNPGNGIVTWDGSTWDDLAGGTSGSSNATVTRMVWLRDTLHVVGLFGRIGGAPTGRIARWDGQRWCSLVPPDYFYPDIGPIGVFRDTLYVGGSFTVAGPDSINRVAKWVAGSYVDSCQVFVGVGPEHQDAQEPSGLSLHPNPAEEVVTVSRGGRPLPGVPYVVHDALGRLVGSGRTDVVSTLDVRYLVPGAYAVRVLNSQGAVLGQGRMIKH from the coding sequence TTGTTCGCCCCGCTTGGCAACGGTGTACGAGGCTCCGTGCTCTGCATGCAGGTGGACCCCGCAGGGAACGACCTGTACATCGGCGGGGGAGTGCTTGGTCCTTTAGCCGGCCCCTATTCCCCGGGTGTCGTCCGTTGGGATGGTCAAGAATTGTACACCGTAGGCTGCGGCTTCGAGTACGATTGTGTGAGCCCGATCACCAGTGGATCATTAGGTGTACCTGTAATGGCGTTGGAGTTCTGGAACGGTGATCTATATGCCGGGGGCGTGTTTGATGAATCGATCGGTGTGGTCGTGAATCGCATCGCCCGTTGGGATGCGGCTGATTCGTTGTGGAAACCCCTCCAGAACGGCCTTAGCGGCCCGGTGTACAGCCTGCGTTCCTATCCGGACGGGCTCTATGCGGCGGGTTGGTTCGAGTACGCCAACGACACCCTGGAGGTGAACGGCCTGGCCCGCTGGGACGGCAGCACCTGGCATAAAGTACACGACCTGCCCAAGCTGAATCCCAACGACATCAACGGCATCAACGACCTGGCCTACTACCAAGGCGAATTGTACATCGGTGGGGAGTTCAGTGGCACGAACGACCGACGCGATATCGCCAAATGGGATGGCACGGCTTGGGTGGATGTGGACGGCGGCTTCCTCGGTGTCTTCAGCACGGTGAACAAGTTCGCGGTACACGACGGGCTGCTGTACATCGCGGGCTCCTTCGCCAACTACCCGCCCTACGGTCACCCGGACAATCCGGGCAACGGCATCGTCACCTGGGATGGCAGCACCTGGGACGACCTGGCCGGGGGCACCTCGGGCTCCAGCAACGCCACCGTTACCCGCATGGTGTGGCTGCGGGACACCTTGCATGTGGTGGGCCTGTTCGGGCGCATCGGCGGGGCGCCCACCGGCCGCATCGCGCGGTGGGACGGCCAGCGGTGGTGCAGCCTGGTACCCCCGGACTATTTCTATCCGGACATCGGCCCCATCGGTGTGTTCCGCGACACCTTGTACGTGGGCGGTTCCTTCACGGTGGCTGGTCCGGACAGCATCAACCGCGTGGCCAAGTGGGTGGCGGGCAGCTATGTGGACAGTTGCCAGGTGTTCGTGGGCGTGGGGCCGGAGCACCAGGATGCGCAGGAACCGAGCGGATTGTCGCTCCACCCCAATCCAGCCGAAGAGGTGGTGACCGTCTCACGGGGTGGCCGGCCTCTGCCCGGTGTTCCCTATGTGGTACACGATGCGCTCGGGCGTCTTGTGGGGTCCGGCCGAACGGACGTGGTGTCCACCCTGGATGTGCGCTACCTGGTCCCAGGGGCGTATGCGGTCAGGGTGTTGAACAGCCAAGGCGCGGTGCTCGGCCAGGGGCGCATGATCAAGCACTGA